From Bradyrhizobium sp. sBnM-33:
GTCAGCGTCTCCGCACCGCCGCCATAGCGGGTGCCGCGCACCGGGGCCGCGCCGAGGTAATCGAGTCCGATCGCGACGCGGGCGTGGGCATCGGTGGTGCAAATGCCGTTGGCGGCATCGAAGCCGACCCAGCCGAGGTCTGGGACGAAGGCTTCCGTCCAGGCGTGGCCGGCCCCCTGATGAGTCAAGCCGTCGGAGCGCAGGAAGTGCCCGGAGACGAAGCGCGCTGGCACGCCGCCGGAGCGGGCGCAGGCGATGAAGATGTGTGCATAGTCCTGGCAAACACCGCGCTTGAGCGCGAAAGCTTCCGCCGCCGACGTGCCGGAGTTGGTAGGGTCCTCGTCGAACGTCATATGTTCGTTGATCTGCACCATCAGCGCATGCAGGAAACCGAGCACATCGCCATCGGATTCCGAGCGTAGCTCGCGGGCAAAGATCGCCATCGCCGGATTGACTTCGGTCAGCGCGGTCTGGCGCAGGAACAGGCTCGGCGGAAAGCGCTCGTCGGTGCCGCGCAGCACGCCGCCAGTGTCATGAGTCTCGATCAGGCCCTCGACATGGATGGTGAGGTCGGCGATCGACCCGTGCGTCAACACGTGCGTAATGTTGCCGAACGCGTCCTGGTGCATGTCGAGGCGCGAGTCGGTCGAGACATCGATCTGCCATTCGGCGACATACTGGCCGTCATGGCTGCCGGGTGTCATGCGCAGGATCTGGATCACACCGGTGGCCGGCGGCTCGTAGCGATAGCTGGTGGAGTGGGCAATTCGCAGGCGCATGGCGAGGCCAGTTCAGGTTGGGATCGTCATGCCCGGCCTTGTGCCGGGCATCCACGTCTTCCTTACCCCTCAAAGCAAGACGTGGATGGCCGGGTCAAGCCCGGCCATGACGAAGAGTGCATCAAATCAAATACTGCTTGGTGATGATCTCACCGAGCCGCGAATTGTCCGCGATGAATTCCTGGATGAACTCATGGACACCGTGCTGGAAGATATCGTCCATATGGCTGTGTTCAAGCCGGTTGCGGACGCCGCGGGCGTGGCGCTGGGCGGCGCCTTGGCGGCCGTAGGCGACGCCGATCTGGTCGAGATTGCGCACCAGATTGCTGTAGCAACTTGCCAGGGAGCGCGGCAGCGTGTCGTTCAGGATCAGGAGATCGGCTATCAGCCACGGCTTCAGCGTTTCGCGGTAGACCCAGTGATAGGCGGTCAGCGCGGAGACCGAGCGCAGGATCGAGGTCCACTGGTAGTAGTCCAGGGGACCACCAACGTGCTCCTCCTCGGGCAGCAGCACGTGATATTTAACGTCGAGAATGCGGGCGGTGTTGTCGGCGCGCTCCAGATGCAGCCCAAGCCGCGAGAACCAGTAGGCATCGTTGCGCAGCATGGTCCGGTAGGCCGAGCCGTCGAACCGCAGCGAGGTCTCCTGCACGAAACGCAGGAACCGCGCCAGTTCCTCGCGGCTCGACGTGCCCTTGCCCCAGACTTCCTGTAATTCGATCCAGGCCGAGTTGATGGTGTCCCACATCTCCGATGTCAGCGCGGTTCGCACCGAGCGCGAATTGAGCCGCGCCGCCTCGATGCAGTTCTTGATCGAGGAGGGATTGGAAGGCGAGAACGCCAGATATTCGACGACGTTCTGCTCGGTGGCTTCCGGATAGGCTTCGTAGAAGCTTGCGCTGACCCCGGCCGTCAGCAGCGCCGATTCCCACTCATTGGTCTTGCCGATATAGGCGGCGGGAAGCGCGGTGACTCGCAAGGTCGCATCGATGGTGCGTGCGATATATTCGGCGCGCTCGACATAGCGGGCCAGCCAGTACAGGTTTTCGGCAGTGCGCGACAGCATAGGTGAGTTCTCACAAAACGCGGCGGAGGCCGAAAATACCTCCCCCTGAAAGGGGGAGGTCGACGCGAAGCGTCGGGTGGGGGTCTTCTCTCCATTCGGTGTATGCGGCCGACCCCCACCCCGACCCTCCCCCTTGCAGGGGGAGGGGGTACTTGCTTGTCGCGCTCGGCATCAAATCACTCATCCAGTATCCAGGTGTCCTTGGTGCCGCCGCCCTGGCTGGAATTGACAACCAGCGAGCCTTCCTTCAGCGCCACTCGCGTCAGTCCGCCCGGCACGATGGTGACGTGCTTGCTCCCGGTCAGCACGAACGGCCGCAAATCGACATGGCGCGGCGCGAGGCCGGAGGCTGTACAGGTCGGGCAAGTCGACAGCGCCAGCGTGGGCTGGGCGATAAAACCCTCCGGCTCGCGCTTGAGCTTGTCCCGGAACGCCTCGATCGTCGCTTTGGTCGCGGCCGGGCCGATCAGCATGCCGTAGCCGCCGGAGCCGTGGACTTCCTTCACCACTAGCTCGCTCAAATTGTCGAGCACATAAGACAGATCCTTCGGCTCACGGCAGCGCCAAGTCTGCACGTTCTTCAGGATCGGCTCCTCGCCGAGATAGAATTTCACGACCTCCGGCATGTAGGAATAGATCGCCTTGTCGTCGGCAATCCCGGTGCCGACCGCATTCGCCAGCGTGATATTGCCGGCCGCATAGGCCGACATCAGCCCGGGCACGCCGAGCGCCGAATCCGGGCGGAAGGTGAGGGGGTCGAGGAAATCGTCATCGACGCGGCGATAGATCACGTCGACGCGTTTCAGCCCCTCGGTGGTGCGCATGAACACCTCGTCGTTCTTCACGATGAGGTCGCGGCCCTCGACCAGCTCGATGCCGAGCTTGTCGGCAAGGAAAGAGTGTTCGTAATAGGCGGAATTGTAGACGCCCGGCGTCATCAGTGCGACCGTCGGCTCGGCCGAGGCAGAGAGCGGCGCCACCGAGCGCAGCGCCGACAGCAATTCGTCCGGGTATCGCTCTACAGGTGCTACGCGATGGCGGGCAAACAGGTCCGGAAACAGCCGCATCATGATTTCGCGGTTTTCCAGCATGTAGGAGACGCCTGAGGGCGTGCGCGCGTTGTCCTCCAGCACGATGAAATTGTCGGCGTCGACGCGGACGATATCGATTCCGGCGATGTGGACATAGACGTCGTGCGGCACGCTCTGGCCGTTCATCTCGGGACGGAATACCGGGTTCTGGAAGATCAGGTCGTCGGGAATGATGTTGGCGCGCAGGATGTCGCGGCCGTGATAAATGTCGCGCAGGAACATGTTGAGCGCGCGGACCCGCTGCTTCAGGCCCTTTTCCAGCACGGACCATTCTTTCGCCGACATGATTCGCGGGATCACGTCGAAGGGGATCAGCCGCTCCTGGGCTTCGGCGTCGCCATAGACGGCGAAGGTGATGCCGATCCGGCGGAACAACAGTTCCGCCTCCTGTCGGCGATACTCAAGGGCGTCCGGAGGCGTCTCCTTCAGCCAGCGGGAGAGCTCCCGATAGGCCGGGCGGAGATCGCCGCCGGGCCCGTTCATTTCATCGAAGGCAACTGCCATAAATCCTGACTATCTCTCGAAGCCATGCGGCACGGTGCATGAGTTCACAGGATGGTAGCAAGGCTCGGGCCAGCGCGATATGCATTGGCTTGCGGCATTTCGTGGGGGTAGCCGGCCGCGCTGCCCTAAAAAAAGGCTGCTGGGTGCTTATTTCGGCAGCAAACCCCCGTGACTTCAATGCGTTGCTTGCGCAAAGTACGGGGCAGGTGGGGAGAAGTCATGAGCGAGATCGTCACGGCGGGTATTCTGGTCATCGGCGACGAGATCCTGTCCGGCCGTACCAAGGACAAGAACATCGGCTTCATCGCCGAGTACCTGACCAATATCGGGATCGATCTCAAGGAGGTCCGCATCGTCGCCGACGACGAGACCGACATTGTCGACGCCCTTAATGCATTGCGAAATCGCTACACCTACGTCTTCACCACCGGCGGCATCGGCCCGACCCATGACGACATCACCGCCGACAGCGTCGCCAAGGCCTTCGGTGTCGGGATCGGTCATCATCCGGAGGTGGTCGCGCGCTTCCGCGAGCGCTGGAGCGAGCAGGATCTGAACGAGGCGCGGCTGCGCATGGCCCGCGTGCCTGACGGAGCCGAACTGATCCAGAGCGCCACCATCCTGGCGCCCGGCTTCAAGCTCGGCAATGTCATCGTCATGGCTGGCATCCCCTCGATCATGCAGGCGATGATGGACATCGTCGCGCCCAAGCTGAAATCGGGCGTGCGGATGCTATCCGATTCCGTGCGGGCCAACGCCCGTGAAGGCGACATTGGCGGGCCGCTGCGCGAGATCGCGATCGCCCATCCGGACACCATCATCGGCAGCTATCCGTTCATGGACGAGGACAAGAAGCCGAACATTAATCTCGTCGTGCGCTCGCGCGATCCCGAAAAGCTCAACGCCGCGATGATCGCGGTGAAGGAGATGCTGGCGAACCTGAACATCACCGCCCGGTAGCGGCGAAGCGGGTGCTTTGATTTCGAACTTCGCAATACGGAGAACATAGTGACAGATCGTTCTGGAGCGCGCCCATGACGGCGCCACCGGAGAAGGCCTTTCCGGTCTCCTGGGACCAATTTCACCGCGATTGCCGGGCGCTGACCTGGCGGCTCAACGAGGTCGGGCCGTTTAACGCCATCATCGCGATTACTCGGGGCGGGCTCGTGCCGGCAGCCATTGTCGCGCGTGAGCTTGGCATTCGCATCATTGATACCGTCTGCATTGCCAGCTACGACCACACCAGACAGGGCGACCTGCAGGCGCTCAAGGGTGTTTCGGCCGACGTGGCAAAGCTCGGTGGCGGCACAGGGAAGGGGCTTTTGATCGTCGACGACCTCGTCGACACCGGAAAGACCGGGCGGCTGGTGCGCTCGATGATGCCGGACGCGCATTTCGCGGCCGTCTATGCCAAGCCGCAGGGCAAGCCGCTGGTCGATACCTTCATCACCGAAGTGTCGCAGGATACCTGGATCCATTTTCCCTGGGACACCGCGCTGTCGTTCCAGCCGCCGATCCGCGACGGGGCGTGACCCGCCGTCATTGCGAGGAGCGAAGCGACGAAGCAATCCATGCCTCCACTTGCGGCGGGATGGTTTGCTTCGCCGGGCCTGTCATCGGGCGCGCATTCGCGCGACCCGTTGGCTCGCAATGACGAGGCGAAAGATCGAGCTAACCGCATGCCCCTGCAAAACCGCGTCACCCCGACTGGCGACATCATCGCCACCCCGCATCGCGGTATGTTCACCGGTAACCGCGGCATCATCCACGACCCCGCGACCAAGACGCTATTGAAGAAGCGCTGGTCGAGCGCGGCCTGGATCACATGCGTCTGCGAGTTCAGGGGCTGGCGGCGGCCTGTGATGGGCCGGCGGAGCTGGACCGAGCTGTTCTTTCTCGACGAGGCGACCGCCTTCGCCGCCGGGCACCGCCCATGCTTCTTCTGCCGGCGTGACGATGCCACCCGCTTTCGCGCGGCGTGGGAAGAGGGCAATGGCGTGAAGAACGTTCGTGCGCGGGAGATGGATGCCGTATTGCATGGTGAACGGCTGGAGCACGGCAAGAAGCGGCTGCATCCGCTGCCGATGCCGGTGGCGCAGTTGCCTGACGGCGCGATGGTGCAGCAAGGCGAAGAGTCGTTTTTGATCGTGCAGGGCAGGGCGCTGCAATGGTCGATGGGCGGGTATCGCAAGATGGAAGGCGCAGTCGTGGACGCAATGCTGCTGACGCCGCCATCAACGCTGCGCGTGCTTGGCGCCGGATATCAGCCGGTACTGCATCCGAGTGCGATGAGCTAGAGCTCTCCTCGCAATGGCGGAGCTACCCCAGCCGTTCCCGCGCGAGGCTGGCCCCGGCGCCAAGCGCCGCCAGCTTCGCCTCGGCGATATCCCGCCGCATCGGTGCCATGCCGCAATTGGTGGTCGCGACGATATTGCTGAGCGGCACGAATTTCGACACCGCCTCGATCACCTTGACGACATCCTCGGCCGTCTCCACCGTATCGCTGGCGACGTCGATCACACCGGCTTGCACCACCTTGCCGGGGAGCAGCGCCAACAGATCCAGCGGCACTTTCGAATTGCGGCACTCGATCGCGACCTGCTGGATCGGGCTCTTGGCGATGGCCGGGAAAATATCCTCGTATTGGCGCCACTCGCTGCCCAGCGTCTCTTTCCAGTCGGTGTTGGCCTTGATGCCGTAGCCGTAGCAGATGTGAACGGCGGTGGTGCAGGTCAGGCCTTCGGCGGCGCGCTCCAGTGCTCTTACGCCCCAGTCGGAGACCTCGTCCATGAAGACGTTGAAGGCGGGCTCGTCAAACTGGATCACGTCGACGCCATCCGCCTGCAACGCCTTGGCCTCGGTGTTGAGCAGTTCGGCAAAGGCGAATGCCATCTTGACCTTGTCGCCGTAATACCGGTCGGCGACGGTGTCGGCGATGGTCATCGGACCGGGCAGGGTGAATTTCAGTTTGCGCGTGGTGTGGGTGCGGGCGACGCGAGCTTCGTCCGCATGGACACGCCCCTTGAGCGTCAGCGGTGCTATCACCTGCGGCACCATCGCCTTGTAGCGGTCTTTGCGGATGCCCATTTCGACCTTGTGGGCGAAGTCGATGCCCTCGACCTTCTCCAGGAAACCGTGAACAAAATGCTGGCGGGCCTGCTCGCCCTCGGTGACGATATCGATGCCGGCGTCCTCCTGCAGCTTCAGCGCCAGCATGGTAGCGTCGCGCTTGGCGCGGGCGAGCTCGTCGCCCTTTGATCTCCAGGGCGCCCACAGCGTGTTCGGCTCGGCCAGCCATTCCGGCTTCGGCAAGGAGCCTGCGATCGTGGTTGGAAACAGCATGGGTGCCTCCCGGTGGGTTCTGATTGAGCGTCTGTCTGCCATGTCTTATGGTCGAGGTACAGAACAACAAAAGTCGCCATTGCCTGAAAAATCTCGATCATACTGGAGGAACTGGGGCTTTCGTAGGCCGCGAGGCAGCCGCCGCGGAGCAAGCAGTATTAGTCCCTCATGGTGAGGAGGCGCTTGCGCCGTCTTCGGACCATGCTTTGCATCGCCGGGCGAACCATGAGGCCCCTCCTTCGCTCGAGACGCGCCTTCCGCGCCCGTCAGGATGAGGCTCGAGAACCAACAAAAGGAAACCCCATGCTCGAATTCTTCTTCGACTGCTCCAGTCCCTGGACCTATCTCGCCTTTCACAACATCCAGCCGCTGGCAAAAGAAGCCGGCATCGAGATCACATGGCGGCCGATCCTGGTCGGCGGCATCTTCAACACCGTCAACCCTAGCGTCTATGCCGCCCGCGAGACGCCGGTGCCCTTGAAGGCGCGCTACATGAAGAAGGACCTCGCCGACTGGGCGCGCTCCGCGGGGCTTGCGATCAAGATGCCGCCGACGGTGTTTCCGGTGAACAGCGTCAAGGCGATGCGCGGCTGCATCTGGGTTTCCCAGCAATCTCGCGAACTCTTGGTGCCGTTTGCGCGTGCCGTGTTCGAGGCCTATTGGGGTGACGACAAGGACATTTCAAAGGATTCGGTGCTGTCGGAGATTTGCCAAAAGGTCGGCGTCGACCCCGAAAAGTTCTTCGAAGGCATCGGCCAGCAGGCGATCAAGGACCAACTCAAGGCCAGCACGGACGAGGTGATGGCGCGCGGAGGATTCGGTTCGCCGACGATCTTCGTCGGTAAGACCGACATGTATTTCGGCAACGACCGGATGCCGCTGATCCGCGAGGCGCTGGAGCGGCTGAAAGCGCGGGTCGCCTGATGCCGAAAGCCGTCGTCTGCCGCGAACTCGGCCCGCCCGAGAAGCTGCGCCTGGAAACATTTGCCTCAGTACCGGTGGCGCCGGGGCAGGTGCGCGTCGCCATTCGCGCCGCCGGGATCAATTTCCCCGATATTTTGATGGCGGCGGGCGAGTATCAGCTCAAGCCGCCGCTGCCGTTCACGCCGGGCGTCGAAGCCGCCGGCGATATTGTCGAGATCAATGACGCCGAAGGCGTCGCGGTGGGCGACCGGGTGATCGTCAAGATGCGGCACGGCGCCTATGCCGACGAGGCCGTGGCTGTGCCCTCGCAGCTCGTGCGCCTGCCGTCGACGTTCGACTATGCCGAGGGCGCAACGTTTCTGGCCGGCCATGGCACCGCCTATCACGCGCTGATCGATCGCGGCCAGCTTCAACCGGGCGAGGTACTGCTGGTGCACGGCGCCGGCGGCGGCGTTGGCCTTGCCGCAGTCGAAATCGGCAAGATGCTCGGCGCCACCGTGATTGCGACCGCGTCAAGCGACGAGAAGCTTGCAATTGCGAAAGCGAGGGGCGCCGATCATCTGGTGCGCTACGATCAGGAGCCGTTTCGCGATGCCGTCAAACGCATCACCGACGGGCAGGGCGCGGACGTGGTGTTCGATCCCGTCGGCGGTGAAGTGTTCGAGAACTCGATGCGCTGCATCAACTGGGGCGCGCGGCTATTGGTCATCGGCTTCACCGGCGGCATCGGGCTTGCCAAGACCAATCTGTTGATGATCAAGGGCGCGAGCGTGCTTGGCGTTCGTGCCGGCGAAGCGGTGCGGAGAAATCCCGCGCTCGGCGAGGTCAGGATCAAGGCGCTGACGGAATGGGCGGAGGCCGGAAAAATCCGCCCCAACGTCTCGCACCGGCTGCCGCTGGAGGATTATGCGAAAGCGATGCGGCTGTTGATCGACCGCAAGGCGATCGGCAGGGTGGCGTTGGTGATGGGGTAGTCTCCCGTCATGCCCCGCGAAGGCGGGGCATCCAGTACGCCGCGGCTCATCGGCTCAATTGCGCTCGTCTCGGATTACTGGGTCACCCGCCTTCGCGGGTGACGACAGCGTCAGATAGGATAACCGCACTTATTTATACTCCCGTTCCGTCCACCACGGGAAATAGTCCGGCATATCGCTCGATACCTTGTTCTTGAACTCGGCCGGGCGCTTTTCCAGGAACGACACCACGCCCTCCTTGACGTCTTCCGAGCGGCCGCGGGCATAGATGCCGCGGCTGTCGACTTTGTGGGCTTCCATCGGATCGTCGGCACCCAGCATGCGCCACATCATCTGCCGGATCAGCGCCACCGATACCGGCGCGGTTTTGGTGGTGAACTCCTTGGCGAGTGCGCGCGCGGTCGGCAACAGATCGTCCGGCGGCACCACCTTGCTGACGAGACGGCCGGCGAGCGCTTCCTGCGCCGGGAACACGCGGCCCGAGTAGCACCATTCCAGCGCCTGCGAGATGCCGACGATGCGCGGCAGGAACCAGCTCGAGGCGGCCTCGGGCACAATGCCGCGCTGGGAGAACACGAAGCCGAAGCGCGCGGCCTCCGACGCGATGCGAATGTCCATCGCGAGCTGCATGGTGACGCCGATGCCGACCGCTGGCCCGTTCACGGCCGCGATCACCGGTTTTAAGCACCTGAAGATGCGCAGCGTCACCTGGCCGCCACCATCGCGCACCTGAGGATCGCTGTAGTCGACCGAACCGTCGGCGAGCCGCTTCACTGGGCCACGCCGCGC
This genomic window contains:
- a CDS encoding transglutaminase domain-containing protein, giving the protein MRLRIAHSTSYRYEPPATGVIQILRMTPGSHDGQYVAEWQIDVSTDSRLDMHQDAFGNITHVLTHGSIADLTIHVEGLIETHDTGGVLRGTDERFPPSLFLRQTALTEVNPAMAIFARELRSESDGDVLGFLHALMVQINEHMTFDEDPTNSGTSAAEAFALKRGVCQDYAHIFIACARSGGVPARFVSGHFLRSDGLTHQGAGHAWTEAFVPDLGWVGFDAANGICTTDAHARVAIGLDYLGAAPVRGTRYGGGAETLTVAVKVEQAGRPGQWQSQSQSQ
- a CDS encoding 2-hydroxychromene-2-carboxylate isomerase, which produces MLEFFFDCSSPWTYLAFHNIQPLAKEAGIEITWRPILVGGIFNTVNPSVYAARETPVPLKARYMKKDLADWARSAGLAIKMPPTVFPVNSVKAMRGCIWVSQQSRELLVPFARAVFEAYWGDDKDISKDSVLSEICQKVGVDPEKFFEGIGQQAIKDQLKASTDEVMARGGFGSPTIFVGKTDMYFGNDRMPLIREALERLKARVA
- a CDS encoding methionine synthase; protein product: MLFPTTIAGSLPKPEWLAEPNTLWAPWRSKGDELARAKRDATMLALKLQEDAGIDIVTEGEQARQHFVHGFLEKVEGIDFAHKVEMGIRKDRYKAMVPQVIAPLTLKGRVHADEARVARTHTTRKLKFTLPGPMTIADTVADRYYGDKVKMAFAFAELLNTEAKALQADGVDVIQFDEPAFNVFMDEVSDWGVRALERAAEGLTCTTAVHICYGYGIKANTDWKETLGSEWRQYEDIFPAIAKSPIQQVAIECRNSKVPLDLLALLPGKVVQAGVIDVASDTVETAEDVVKVIEAVSKFVPLSNIVATTNCGMAPMRRDIAEAKLAALGAGASLARERLG
- a CDS encoding alpha-E domain-containing protein yields the protein MLSRTAENLYWLARYVERAEYIARTIDATLRVTALPAAYIGKTNEWESALLTAGVSASFYEAYPEATEQNVVEYLAFSPSNPSSIKNCIEAARLNSRSVRTALTSEMWDTINSAWIELQEVWGKGTSSREELARFLRFVQETSLRFDGSAYRTMLRNDAYWFSRLGLHLERADNTARILDVKYHVLLPEEEHVGGPLDYYQWTSILRSVSALTAYHWVYRETLKPWLIADLLILNDTLPRSLASCYSNLVRNLDQIGVAYGRQGAAQRHARGVRNRLEHSHMDDIFQHGVHEFIQEFIADNSRLGEIITKQYLI
- a CDS encoding NADPH:quinone oxidoreductase family protein; protein product: MPKAVVCRELGPPEKLRLETFASVPVAPGQVRVAIRAAGINFPDILMAAGEYQLKPPLPFTPGVEAAGDIVEINDAEGVAVGDRVIVKMRHGAYADEAVAVPSQLVRLPSTFDYAEGATFLAGHGTAYHALIDRGQLQPGEVLLVHGAGGGVGLAAVEIGKMLGATVIATASSDEKLAIAKARGADHLVRYDQEPFRDAVKRITDGQGADVVFDPVGGEVFENSMRCINWGARLLVIGFTGGIGLAKTNLLMIKGASVLGVRAGEAVRRNPALGEVRIKALTEWAEAGKIRPNVSHRLPLEDYAKAMRLLIDRKAIGRVALVMG
- a CDS encoding crotonase/enoyl-CoA hydratase family protein — its product is MAYETITYEVDDQILTITLNRPDKLNAFNGTMQQELIDAFDAADKDDDVRAIIVTGAGRGFCAGADLSSGANTFDRDARRGPVKRLADGSVDYSDPQVRDGGGQVTLRIFRCLKPVIAAVNGPAVGIGVTMQLAMDIRIASEAARFGFVFSQRGIVPEAASSWFLPRIVGISQALEWCYSGRVFPAQEALAGRLVSKVVPPDDLLPTARALAKEFTTKTAPVSVALIRQMMWRMLGADDPMEAHKVDSRGIYARGRSEDVKEGVVSFLEKRPAEFKNKVSSDMPDYFPWWTEREYK
- the gpt gene encoding xanthine phosphoribosyltransferase — protein: MTAPPEKAFPVSWDQFHRDCRALTWRLNEVGPFNAIIAITRGGLVPAAIVARELGIRIIDTVCIASYDHTRQGDLQALKGVSADVAKLGGGTGKGLLIVDDLVDTGKTGRLVRSMMPDAHFAAVYAKPQGKPLVDTFITEVSQDTWIHFPWDTALSFQPPIRDGA
- a CDS encoding circularly permuted type 2 ATP-grasp protein; protein product: MAVAFDEMNGPGGDLRPAYRELSRWLKETPPDALEYRRQEAELLFRRIGITFAVYGDAEAQERLIPFDVIPRIMSAKEWSVLEKGLKQRVRALNMFLRDIYHGRDILRANIIPDDLIFQNPVFRPEMNGQSVPHDVYVHIAGIDIVRVDADNFIVLEDNARTPSGVSYMLENREIMMRLFPDLFARHRVAPVERYPDELLSALRSVAPLSASAEPTVALMTPGVYNSAYYEHSFLADKLGIELVEGRDLIVKNDEVFMRTTEGLKRVDVIYRRVDDDFLDPLTFRPDSALGVPGLMSAYAAGNITLANAVGTGIADDKAIYSYMPEVVKFYLGEEPILKNVQTWRCREPKDLSYVLDNLSELVVKEVHGSGGYGMLIGPAATKATIEAFRDKLKREPEGFIAQPTLALSTCPTCTASGLAPRHVDLRPFVLTGSKHVTIVPGGLTRVALKEGSLVVNSSQGGGTKDTWILDE
- a CDS encoding competence/damage-inducible protein A — translated: MSEIVTAGILVIGDEILSGRTKDKNIGFIAEYLTNIGIDLKEVRIVADDETDIVDALNALRNRYTYVFTTGGIGPTHDDITADSVAKAFGVGIGHHPEVVARFRERWSEQDLNEARLRMARVPDGAELIQSATILAPGFKLGNVIVMAGIPSIMQAMMDIVAPKLKSGVRMLSDSVRANAREGDIGGPLREIAIAHPDTIIGSYPFMDEDKKPNINLVVRSRDPEKLNAAMIAVKEMLANLNITAR